A window from Pangasianodon hypophthalmus isolate fPanHyp1 chromosome 16, fPanHyp1.pri, whole genome shotgun sequence encodes these proteins:
- the LOC113545626 gene encoding CD63 antigen isoform X1 — protein sequence MAVEGGMKCVKFLLFSFNFVFLLCGLAVIVVGVVVGATLSSLPESEQEASKGSSTVITVVGVVIFFIAFFGCCGAWKENYCMVTTFVILLSLVLITEILLSIGGYVLTNTMLVIMDEGLQEMISEYETNEEFKDGMDKMQQMLKCCGGVNVSDWADFQADGISVPDSCCRNITLNCGIGAMNNGNEIYTRACGTALENLIKLVRCWFGVAALVIAFIEILAVVFACTLMRGIHKGYENQEVSLS from the exons ATGGCTGTGGAGGGAGGAATGAAGTGTGTGAAGTTCCTGCTTTTTTCCTTCAACTTTGTTTTCTTG CTTTGTGGCCTGGCTGTCATCGTAGTGGGAGTTGTGGTAGGGGCAACTCTGAGCAGCCTTCCTGAGAGTGAGCAGGAGGCTAGCAAAGGGTCCTCCACTGTGATTACCGTGGTAGGTGTTGTCATCTTCTTCATCGCCTTCTTCGGTTGCTGTGGCGCATGGAAAGAGAACTACTGCATGGTCACGACG TTTGTCATCCTGCTCTCCCTCGTCTTGATCACTGAAATTTTGTTATCCATTGGTGGATATGTCTTAACTAACACg atGCTCGTTATTATGGATGAGGGCCTGCAGGAAATGATCAGCGAGTACGAAACAAATGAAGAGTTTAAGGATGGCATGGACAAAATGCAGCAAATG ctgaAATGCTGTGGAGGAGTGAATGTCTCCGACTGGGCGGACTTCCAGGCTGACGGTATCTCCGTCCCTGACTCTTGCTGCAGGAACATCACACTGAACTGTGGAATCGGAGCCATGAACAACGGCAACGAAATCTACACAAGA GCTTGTGGGACTGCTCTGGAGAATTTGATCAAGCTAGTCAGGTGCTGGTTTGGAGTAGCAGCTCTTGTTATTGCCTTCATAGAG ATCTTGGCTGTTGTGTTTGCCTGTACGCTGATGAGGGGGATCCACAAAGGCTACGAG AATCAAGAGGTCTCGCTGTCATAG
- the LOC113545626 gene encoding CD63 antigen isoform X2, whose product MAVEGGMKCVKFLLFSFNFVFLLCGLAVIVVGVVVGATLSSLPESEQEASKGSSTVITVVGVVIFFIAFFGCCGAWKENYCMVTTFVILLSLVLITEILLSIGGYVLTNTMLVIMDEGLQEMISEYETNEEFKDGMDKMQQMLKCCGGVNVSDWADFQADGISVPDSCCRNITLNCGIGAMNNGNEIYTRACGTALENLIKLVRCWFGVAALVIAFIEILAVVFACTLMRGIHKGYEVM is encoded by the exons ATGGCTGTGGAGGGAGGAATGAAGTGTGTGAAGTTCCTGCTTTTTTCCTTCAACTTTGTTTTCTTG CTTTGTGGCCTGGCTGTCATCGTAGTGGGAGTTGTGGTAGGGGCAACTCTGAGCAGCCTTCCTGAGAGTGAGCAGGAGGCTAGCAAAGGGTCCTCCACTGTGATTACCGTGGTAGGTGTTGTCATCTTCTTCATCGCCTTCTTCGGTTGCTGTGGCGCATGGAAAGAGAACTACTGCATGGTCACGACG TTTGTCATCCTGCTCTCCCTCGTCTTGATCACTGAAATTTTGTTATCCATTGGTGGATATGTCTTAACTAACACg atGCTCGTTATTATGGATGAGGGCCTGCAGGAAATGATCAGCGAGTACGAAACAAATGAAGAGTTTAAGGATGGCATGGACAAAATGCAGCAAATG ctgaAATGCTGTGGAGGAGTGAATGTCTCCGACTGGGCGGACTTCCAGGCTGACGGTATCTCCGTCCCTGACTCTTGCTGCAGGAACATCACACTGAACTGTGGAATCGGAGCCATGAACAACGGCAACGAAATCTACACAAGA GCTTGTGGGACTGCTCTGGAGAATTTGATCAAGCTAGTCAGGTGCTGGTTTGGAGTAGCAGCTCTTGTTATTGCCTTCATAGAG ATCTTGGCTGTTGTGTTTGCCTGTACGCTGATGAGGGGGATCCACAAAGGCTACGAGGTGATGTGA